In a single window of the Nocardioides sp. L-11A genome:
- a CDS encoding xanthine dehydrogenase family protein molybdopterin-binding subunit, with protein sequence MTDAVRDQVRRPTRVVNTSVLRNDAREKLLGRTRYAGDFDVAGQLHARVVRSPVPSARIVAKDATAALAVPGVVAVLFGEDVPNNEIPTNTAGIKGRPLPPSWVLATDRVRYHGEPVALVVAVDPRSLVAGEAAVEVEYDLLPVVSDPERALEPDGPEVHEGGNLLSQWEIDRGDVDAAFVAADVVVEGRYEAQVVDHAYLEPETGVGWLDDEGVINIRVSTQEIEHYRRIAHVVGLSDSKVRVQAPYLGGGFGGKEDMTVEPYIALAVQRTGRPVKMTWTRQESLTARAKRHPVRMSYRTAATADGRLLAHDIEVVSDAGAYPLLSGFVLLYITLNAAGPYRCDNVRVRSRAAYTNNTPGSAFRGFGGMQPVLGYEAQIDKVADASGLDRVAVRKRNALAAGDRIPAGQRIETAVWLPQCIDAVLERIGPRPEPSSPDHRVGLGLACNVQPYGRVAWMNDSASAWVGCERNGDVVVRCGVPDVGGGQVSSLAQIAAEVLHVPMEKVTVHFGDSARTPLAGRTTATRQLYMSGNAVLAAARALRAQLVEGVARGAGHPESALTLAEGGVITPDGVVPLAEVVMMCLAQGVAINAMETYFAPTAPPVAQRVDAERIVPDFTFGAHAAYVEVDTRTGAVRPLRYVAAHDVGRAINPASVRGQIEGAVVQGLGYALSERIVYDEGVNLTGAFYQYAMPTAADCPEIEVVVLESGEGVGPFHARGIGEPPIGPCAATVASAIEDAVGVRPATLPMLAERVRACIDEAAGS encoded by the coding sequence TCGCCGTCCTCTTCGGCGAGGACGTGCCGAACAACGAGATCCCCACCAACACCGCCGGCATCAAGGGCCGCCCCCTGCCCCCGTCCTGGGTGCTGGCCACCGACCGGGTCCGCTACCACGGGGAGCCGGTCGCGCTCGTGGTCGCTGTGGACCCGCGCTCACTGGTGGCGGGCGAAGCGGCGGTCGAGGTGGAGTACGACCTGCTCCCGGTGGTCTCCGACCCCGAGCGAGCTCTCGAACCGGACGGGCCGGAGGTGCACGAGGGCGGCAACCTGCTCAGTCAGTGGGAGATCGACCGGGGCGACGTCGATGCCGCGTTCGTCGCCGCCGACGTCGTGGTCGAGGGACGCTACGAGGCGCAGGTCGTCGACCACGCCTATCTCGAGCCGGAGACGGGGGTCGGCTGGCTCGACGACGAGGGCGTGATCAACATCCGCGTCTCGACCCAGGAGATCGAGCACTACCGCCGGATCGCCCATGTGGTGGGCCTCTCGGACTCCAAGGTGAGGGTGCAGGCGCCGTACCTGGGGGGCGGCTTCGGCGGCAAGGAGGACATGACGGTCGAGCCGTACATCGCGCTCGCCGTGCAGCGCACCGGCCGACCGGTCAAGATGACCTGGACGCGCCAGGAGTCGCTCACGGCCCGCGCCAAGCGGCACCCGGTCCGGATGTCCTACCGGACCGCCGCGACGGCGGACGGCCGACTGCTGGCGCACGACATCGAGGTGGTCTCCGACGCCGGGGCGTATCCGCTGTTGAGCGGGTTCGTGCTCCTCTACATCACGCTGAACGCCGCCGGACCGTACCGGTGCGACAACGTCCGGGTCCGCTCGCGCGCCGCGTACACCAACAACACCCCGGGTTCGGCCTTCCGCGGTTTCGGCGGCATGCAGCCCGTGCTGGGCTACGAGGCCCAGATCGACAAGGTCGCCGATGCCAGTGGGCTGGACCGCGTGGCAGTCCGCAAGCGCAACGCGCTGGCCGCCGGAGATCGGATCCCGGCCGGGCAGCGGATCGAGACGGCGGTGTGGCTGCCGCAGTGCATCGACGCGGTGCTCGAGCGGATCGGGCCCCGTCCCGAGCCGTCGTCGCCCGACCACCGCGTGGGTCTGGGCCTGGCCTGCAACGTGCAGCCCTACGGTCGGGTGGCCTGGATGAACGACTCGGCGTCGGCCTGGGTCGGTTGCGAGCGCAACGGCGACGTGGTGGTGCGCTGCGGCGTCCCCGACGTCGGTGGCGGCCAGGTGTCCTCGCTCGCGCAGATCGCAGCGGAGGTCCTCCACGTCCCGATGGAGAAGGTGACGGTGCACTTCGGCGACTCCGCCCGCACCCCCCTCGCCGGACGGACCACCGCCACCCGGCAGCTGTACATGTCCGGCAATGCCGTCCTGGCGGCGGCCCGAGCGCTGCGCGCCCAGCTGGTCGAGGGCGTCGCCCGGGGAGCCGGTCACCCCGAGTCCGCGCTGACCCTCGCGGAGGGTGGGGTGATCACGCCGGACGGTGTGGTCCCCCTCGCCGAGGTCGTGATGATGTGCCTGGCCCAGGGCGTCGCGATCAACGCGATGGAGACCTACTTCGCGCCGACGGCACCGCCGGTCGCCCAGCGGGTCGACGCGGAGCGGATCGTCCCCGACTTCACCTTCGGTGCGCACGCCGCCTACGTCGAGGTGGACACCCGCACCGGTGCGGTGCGTCCGCTGCGCTATGTCGCGGCCCACGACGTGGGTCGCGCCATCAACCCGGCCAGCGTGCGCGGCCAGATCGAGGGAGCGGTCGTGCAGGGGCTCGGCTACGCCCTGTCCGAGCGCATCGTCTACGACGAGGGCGTCAACCTGACCGGGGCGTTCTACCAGTACGCCATGCCGACCGCGGCGGACTGCCCGGAGATCGAGGTGGTCGTGCTCGAGTCCGGCGAGGGCGTGGGACCGTTCCACGCGCGAGGGATCGGCGAGCCCCCGATCGGCCCGTGCGCCGCCACCGTCGCGAGCGCGATCGAGGACGCCGTCGGCGTCCGTCCGGCCACGCTGCCCATGCTCGCCGAGCGGGTGCGCGCCTGCATCGACGAGGCGGCCGGCTCGTGA